The window CAATGCAAACTTTGAAGGCTACCCCAAAAGTAATCCCGGGAGACAAATGGTAGAGGGAGGGGTTAAGAGGGCTCAATTGCCAGCGAATCAGTCGAGCAAAGACGTCAAAATGGGAACCTCTAATTGAGCAACCTTTAACAAAGAAATGCAAATATattaattttcatattttacctATTGAACCAATAACAAATAGTTCAGTAAAGGAAAATGATCTCTTAAGCTCTCTTCAACTAGACTGAAGCTGCTGCAAGCTCCAATTGTCTACCCCAAGAAGTTAGGAATAAAAAAAGCTCCGACTTTGAATCCAGCTAATAGAGGAATGAAACAACTCTAAAAAGAGtagtcaaaattcaaaaaaggggaaaaaaaggaactTGGACCAGACcaatcttggagaaaattcAGTCGAATGTCCAGTTGTCCAGGGTGCTGGTGAAAATCTCACTTGAGAGGAATGAACCTTGACGAGTGGGTAGCACCAATACCAGGTCTTCCATGCTTGACTGGCTTGTAAGAGATCGAGAACTCGGCCAAGTAATGCCCAATCATCTCTGGCTTGATTTCAACCTGGTTGAAGGTCTTGCCATTGTAAACCCCAATGATGCTTCCAATCATCTCAGGTACTATGATCATGTTACGAAGATGAGTTCTAACTGGCTCTGGCTTCTCACCAGGTGGGGCCTCTCGCTTCTGTTCAAGTaaatataaaacagaaaaataaatatcaCTAGAATCAAATGCTGATATTTATTTAATTCCACTGGATCACTGACTAAAGATCGTGTACAACAAATATCTCTAGCCAGTGAAAGAAAGTCCAGAAACTATCAAATTACTTATCAGAGAAATGGCAACCATGGTTTGTATCGAAGTATTATAAGACAGCATGAATACAACTTTGATTAAAACCAATCATAAGAGAGTACCTAGATGAAAAATAATCTAAACAGAAAGCATATAATAAATCACAATTCCCACGAGTGGTAACCTCTTAAGTAAATAAAGTAtggtttcaaaaataaaaaatctgatcTTTTGACTGAAGATGGAGTATTATCAATAGACTACTAAGCCAACTTATTTCAAACAAGGCGCAGAGTGCTCACTATTAAGCATGATTTGATTGTCAGTTAACTGTGTCTATGAGATAATCTTTAAATAAACACAAGAAGGCTCATAATGGGGAGGATGTAAGAGAACCATTAGCAGCTACAGAGGAAGTTATATGCCAGTATAAAATAGAGAGGTTCCCGTGCAAAATAAGTTGTTAGGCATACAGAAGCAGAAACCATAGAAGAGAAtcccaaccccccccctccccccaaaaaagggaaagaaaaagctTGCAAAGATGAAAAAAACCACCAAACTCCAACAAGCCATTTACATCATGGATGAACATCAATCTAGACAAGCTTAAAAAAGATTGTAGCAAGTCATTGTGACAACAATAGCCACAACTAAGAAAATAACCAGTGTTTCGGAAATAGGTCCATCAAAATGCAATTGAGGCATAAAGTAGATCATTACACTCAAGTTATCAACCCCATGCTCCCCATTGCTAGCCATGAGCTGAGCAGTGAGACTTCCAGTCAATATTGGAAATCATTTCTAAATTCTAACAAAGAGCACTTGATTAGTTCAATCCTTTGATTCTCCAAATAAGGTTGGAAACTATTGTTTGTACTGAtgtctaatttttattttaaaaaaaaaaaaatatttaaaaaaaaaaaaaaaaaaaaaataaaaaaaaaaaaaaaaaaaacaccccccccccccccccccccccccccccccccccccccccccccccaaaaaaaaaaaaacaaaaaactagtGCACATACATATAACACACCGTCCAACCTTCAAAGTCAAATTTTCTCAACCTTCAAGAATCAATGTTCTGTTTCACATTCATAGCATGACCCATCAAGCGATAACAGAATGCAAGCATAGTCTGCTTAGTAATAGTCATCCAAGGAAAGAATTGAACTCAAATCACTTGCATGAGGACATCCTTGGACAACCAAATAGCATATATTCTGAAGCCCATGCCACTTAGAAGATTATCATTGAACTATAGAAGGTCAGGAAATACGACGAGACATATATCTTGAAAAACCAAGATCAGTTGACAAAGTCACAACCATCCTCAAACCCCTCAAAGTCAAGTCACTCAACATAGGTTGTTACGATTCCCAAAGGTAACAAAGCACCACCTCTAAAATGAAACAGGACATAACCCTACAGTAAATATCCTTCCCTAGCCAAAGTAAACTAGCAATTGCTTTATATTCCCCTAACAACTGACGTAAATCCCTGAGTCCGTATGAGGAACTCCAGACAAAAATAGAAGGCTTTGGTAAGAAAGCCCAAAATCCTTTTCCTTGATTCCATATACCAAAGCACACTTATCTTTAcattcaaaagaaaaattacaagcCAGTAAAACTAAAAAGGTTCCGACAACACAGTTCAACAGAgatgttccaaaaaaaaaaagaaaaaaaccacaGATAACACAAAAAACCCTTGCAAAAGTGGCTGATGCAAATCAATAGCCTAACCAACTCTTGATAGTGGAATTATAAATCTAATTAGCAGTCACAGAAAAATTGTAGTCATCCAGGAAAGCCAATTAACATTTTTATGGCTAAATCTCAAACATATAAACTCGAACCACAAATAGAAGGAAACGAAAAGAAATCTCACCGCCTTGCGGAGTTTCTTGATCAGAGCCATGGGCTTTCGCTTTAGACCTCGTTGGAACCTACGATAAGAATAAACAGCCGATAATTGTAGGTAGACcaaagcaaaggaaaaaaaaaaaccggtaCAACAGATAACTGTGATGTTTCCGAGTTTTACCTTCGGCGAGCCCGGGCTGTGAAGAGCTTAACAAGCTCGTCGGTAGACATGTCAAGCAGCGCATCTAAGTCGACGCCTCTGAAACTGAACTTTTTGAACGTTCTCCTCTTCGGCTGCCCTGAGGCAACATCTACTTCCACGTCCGCCTGAACAAAACAATTGATACTGGATTAGCATACACAAGTGCATATGTGCGTTTGTGTGACAGAACGTGACAGACAACAGTCTCGAATTCACCATGACTACAGGATGATAAGAGCTAAGGGATACACAAGTGAACTAAGAGTGCTTATGTGCATTTGTGTGACACAGCGTGAGAGACAACAGTCTCGTACTCACCATGACTGCAGGATGATAAGAGCAACGGGATCCTGAAACGATGAGGAGCTAGAAACCCTAATCCGCCCTGCAAATGGGTTGCTTTCGACGGATGgcgcatatatatatattgtaggGTTTACATTATAGGGATCACAATTGGATTGATTTGAGTGGTTATTCCATGGCTTGGTTCAAGTCTGATCCATTCGGTTCGGGTTGGGTTGGCTGACTTCCAGTTTTTGtattaaaatcaaaaccataGAGGCCCCGTTTGGTTGCAGTCTTTGGGAACGCTTCTAGTGTTCTTCTGTACTGtgggaataaaaaaagaacagaacTGCGTTTAGCAAATCCGGTCTGTTTTTACATGCTCATGGAATGAACTAGCGAAAACAACACAAAAAGAACAACTTAGACAAAAactctttttggtgtttcttcGGTTCTTTCTACAAGTTGAAGGAACAAAACCTACTTTATATTCTTTGCTTTCTCGATAAAAAAAACCATCAAGATTACTTCCTCCCTCACAAGAACCCAAACCCTGCTCGAACTGTGAACTACCTCCTACCCCTGCTACAACTACTCCGCTCGTCTGCTTCACACATGGCACAGGAGCCTTCTCTATCGTtgcccttctcttccttcttccctgaGTGAGTAAGCAAAGAAGATTGATGTGGAAATGCGACCAAGAAGGAAACCAAGTATGATgacctctttcttcttatttttcccatccatttgggtttaggatttagggttATCTCGCAGGACGGGAAGTAGTGAGACCTTTATCTATGTtgctgtattttattttattttatttgcgacattgtgcatgtgtgtgtgggtgtgggtgggggagagagagagagagagagagagagaggtcaaaTTATTTGAACCTGAATGTCCCGGAGACTTAAGTGGCTAAGAGCAGAGTAGTCAGCTTTCTGTTTTCGTTCACTGTTCCACAATGGTAAGTTTGACTCGAAAGCCGATGAAGGTATCTTTTTTGGTTACTCTACTGACAGTCGTGCTTATAGAGTATTTAACAAAAGAACCTTAGTGGTCGAGGAATCACTGAACGTCAAGTGTGATGTCTCCCCACCCAAGGATCGATATAAAAACCTTTAGTTGATGACGATAAAGAGAAGAGTTTAGGATTTGGCATTAGAAGAACCTACTGATCAAACAAATGAACTTCCTATAGAATTAGAACTTTAAAGAACCACCCTTTGGAACAAGTAATTGGAGTCCTTAATAAAGGCATCCAATCTAGATCTTAAGTTCAAAATGTGTGCAACTATGCTGCATTTCTGTCCTCAATAGAACCCAAGAATGTCAAAGAGGCATTAACAGATAGCCATTGGATCATGGCTATGCAAGAAGAATTGCATAAATTCGAAAGAAATGATGTATGTGAATTAGTTCCTAAGCTTAAAAAACATTCGATAATTGGTACAAAGTGGGTATTTATCAATAAACTCAATAAGGACGGAACCATCACAAGAAAACAAGGCAAAATTGGTAgctcaaggctataaccaacaagaGGGGTATAGAATGATGAGACCTATGCACCCGTTGCAAGATTAAAATCCATAAGGATGCTACTTGCCTTTACCTACCACAAAAGCTTCAAACTctatcaaatggatgttaagAGTGCATTCCTAAATGGTTTTATAATGGAGGAAGTATACGTGGCACAACCTCTCGAATTTGAAGACTCAAAATACCCAGACCATGTATTTTAAACTCAAAAGAGCAttatatggactcaaacaaaCTCGTAGAGCTTGGTATGATAGGTTGAGCAAATTTTTGCTCAAAAAGGCTTTACAATGGAAAAAGTAGACACCACTCTATTTgttaaacataaaaacaaagattttattgttgttcaaatttatgttgatgatataattTTTGTGCTACTTATGATTCTTTATTTCATGAGTTTAGTAAATGCATGAGTACTAAATTTGAAATGATTTTAATGGGTGAAATCAATTTCTTTCTTGGTTTGCAAATTAAGCTAATATCAAATGGTATTTTATTTGTTACACAAAACATGTCAAAGAActtttaaagaagtttgacatatCTTCTCAAAATTCTACCATCACACCTATGAGTACATCTCTAAAATTATCCAAAGATGAGGAAGGTgttcctatggaccctactcgTTATCATGGCATAATAGGTAGCCTCctctacctaacggctagtaggtCGGACATAATATTTTGCATGGTGTTTGTGTAAGATTTCAAGCAAACTCAAAACAATCACATTTAGTGCCATTAAGAGAATCTTCAAATATCTTAAGGGTATTGCAAATGTTGGACTTTGGTATCCAATGAAACAAAGTTTTGATCTTCACAGTTTCTTAGACGTAGATTTTGTAAGAAgtcatgttgatcgtaagagtacaacTGGCACTTGTCACTTTGTGGGATTAtgtcttgtttttttgtttagtaagaaacaaaatttcgtAGCCTTATCCACTACCAAATATTAATACATTGCGGCTGGTAAGTGTTGTACCAAAGTCCTATGGATGCAACATACATTATTGGATTATGGAGTGAAGTTTGATTCATCTCCTATTTATTGTGACAATtatgaggacaatgacatgACAGGGAATCGCCATGTGTCCTCCATCTTATCCCTCTTTTTAGGGGAAGAAAGAATGAGGTGAATTATGTTGTAGGa is drawn from Telopea speciosissima isolate NSW1024214 ecotype Mountain lineage chromosome 1, Tspe_v1, whole genome shotgun sequence and contains these coding sequences:
- the LOC122648826 gene encoding 40S ribosomal protein S15; this encodes MADVEVDVASGQPKRRTFKKFSFRGVDLDALLDMSTDELVKLFTARARRRFQRGLKRKPMALIKKLRKAKREAPPGEKPEPVRTHLRNMIIVPEMIGSIIGVYNGKTFNQVEIKPEMIGHYLAEFSISYKPVKHGRPGIGATHSSRFIPLK